Within the Glycine max cultivar Williams 82 chromosome 12, Glycine_max_v4.0, whole genome shotgun sequence genome, the region GttacttttgcattttttttaagaacaggGACAATCATAGTGGGTTTGGTTGCTCATCAGTGAAAATGGATGCTCATCATTTTGGTGCATCTttattcaaaaaagaaaatcactttGGCAcatctaataataaaatcattcgTACAAATTGGACGTCGAAATGTGATGGTATgagcatttttttaactttttttgctGAATGTGCATTTGTTAAACTAATCCGGACACACGTCCAAGGCAACAGAAAGacgtacagttttttttttcttttttcacaaaaagatataCAGTTCGCAGAAGATAATTTTTATacgtttattttttattttttaaagtaaaagaaaaagtaaagatGGGAGTCCGAGTAATGTTAAACGAAAATTAATAGAGATAGAACGGACAAAATTAATCCTCTGCTGGGGGACTTCCAAGGATATAAAAACCCTTAAATGGCACATttacacaaaatataaaaaaatctagtcCATTGGATTGAAATTGAATCCTACAGCAGCTTTTAACTCGAATGCATGAGTGTTTCCGAGAGACCCTGAAATATCTATCTACTTAAGTGGTAGGTAGATCATATTTCACCTCTCCTAGGTAGAGACCACATGCCGGGGCCATTGGACTTGCGGCAGTAACAGTCTTCGCATTCAAAATTCTCTCAACTGAAAAGTGCATCATGTGAGAAAATTTTTAAGCCCAAACAAAATCAAACGTTAGTGAATATATTGTAACACGTAAATAGAGATGAATGGTATGAGTACCATCCGGAATTGTTAAGTTTCCAGTGCCAGCAGCCTTGAGAACACCAACAAGTAGTCTAACCTGAAATAAATTAGCATCTGTATTCAGAACAGATTGGATTGAACATGCAGGACTAAATCACAACGTAAAACAGAAACTTCGTTGTGGCCTCAATTAACAGGAAGATACCCAGCCTGATGGTAAAGAAAAGAATACCCAACCTGATGGTAAAGAAAAGAATACCCAACCTGATGGTAAAGAAAAGAACGCGCACGTGCTGTTACCACCAAGCAACGATGTCGCCTTCTTTTGCCAAATCCTGCATCTTGacttgatgtaattactttatcAATGCTTGGATTAGAAATAGGAGGAATGTCAGTTTCAGTGTTGTTGGAGCAGCTACGAAGATCACCACTGACTTTATTATGTTGTTCTCTATCCATTAGAGATGGAAAATATGGACTTTCAATTACCTCATTGACACTGAGTTCATCCAAAGTTCTAATAGGTGACTTTGCCTGGGATGGGGGAATTCTACATCATCATATGTTATGGATAGTTCAAAGAGACTTTTACATGAGATGTTGTAGAACATCAAAACAGGAATGATGATTTTGAACGGGGGAAAAATGCTAAAAACACTTAGAAAGAATGTACATAGAgcattaaactaaaataaatcctttaaatgaaaattcaatCATAACTACAACTTCATAATTGTGAAGCTTGTCAAATAAATCACTGCATATTGTGCAGTCCCTATCATCCTTCAGAGGAATGTAGAAGAGAGTAGGCTTGCAAACAAGGTTCCAATTTGGATAAAAGTGTAAAACTActtattaattagaattttatgaATCATTGTTTGGaatattgaagaaaaaagaCAACCTGACAACCAGCTGCCCTGAAGGAACTAAAATCATGGCATCCAACAAGAACTCTGCATGCTTCCTGCATGGATATCATCAATAACTTGAATAGCTGCAAGATTGAGAATCTAGTAAGTATAAGGAGCTGTTAACTAACTTGCATAGCTGGAAGACTAAGCTCCTCAGGTACATGCCATGCTCGATCTTTCTCGAAGGTTGACAAAGGCTCTGGCCCAGAAAGCAACCGATAGAAGTATCTGAATAGTAGTTCCAAATAACTATCAATTACTGCAAATGgtcataaacaaaacaaaagaagttccatgacaatGCATGGAAATGTAGCCAGATTCAGAAAATCTAGGATGAACCTTACTGTGATACTCTCCAGTGTcactattatttattataatagagTACAATTTCATGGACCAAGCAAGTTCTCAATTAATAATCCAACAAATGCCATCTAAGAATGACAATCTTGCATCGAATAGAACTTTACAGAAGCCAGTGACGTTACATACAACACGACAATTGATAATCAACGTATGTTTAGTCTTTGAGAAGAAAAATCTAGATACTCACGTGCGCTCTTGCGCTTTAAATCTTGCATGAAAATCAGATGGAACACATCGAACATCAATAACCATTAAGTCACTGTCGTGCttctaaaataaatcaaattgccaaaaaaaaaactgttagaGCTTTTGAGCGGACAATATAGTCAAGTGACATCAGCTAATAAATGGAATTTGAGAAACAGTTTAGGTTTTCAGAAATGCAACTCCTTGAGTAGAAGAAGATACCTGTAAGAAATGGTTTACAGCTCTTCCAACGACAGCAGGTTCATGAGGTGGTAACTGCACTTATACAATTACAAGACAGGATGAGCATGAGCATGAGCATATATTGATTAATATGAAGTTAAGTAACGGACCACTTCACCAGGCCTCCTTTTGCTGATGCGTTGAATATCAACATGACAAACATTTGACAAAGCATGCACTCCAGCATCCTGCACAGTTATGTTAATTAACATATGACTGTCATATATTGTAttgaaaattgtaaattgtaaATTGTTTGTGATACTCACAGTTCGACTTGAACAAGACACAGAGACCGGTTGGCCAACAAATTTGGAAAAAGCTTCCTACAATACAACAAGAGATTAGATTGCAATTATGGATGGAAATGAAATGGTGATCTGATGTTACCTCAAGAGCACCGACGACGGTACGGACATTGAGCTGCTTCTGAGAACCGGAGAAGAGAGTCCCAATATACTCGATTGCAACCAAATAGCGCTGAATCCCATTCCTAGGGTTTTGGCtcattccttcttcttcttcgtcaaTGTCACTGTCACTCGGATACTCGATTTTTGATATCTTTGACGGCCTGCTATTATCACTGCATTCCAAATCCACGGTATGCTTCAGATTCTGTGTCATTGAATTCTCACTCAATTTTCTTTCAGCTCCAACCTCAACTCAACTcaacttcttcctcttcttgcaCTTCTCACCataccaaaaataattaaaaagtttccCTATATCtaaagcctttttttttgttcctcCTGCTAAATGCTAATTAGTAATTGAATATTGAATAGATAAATATAAGTCAATCAATTACAAACTAGGATATACagtttctgtcaaaaaaaaaactaggataTACTGATATACAGTTGTtaccaaacaaacaaaaaaactatgatATTCAATCGttcgttaatttttaattatggcTTAAGCAAAGTTATGAAGAATAATCCGGCGGGTCGGTAATTGATTTGGTTTGActtagtatatattaaaaattttaaaattatatatatatatatataatataactaagattaataaaaatttattcatactctaaaatctaaaataataattgaaatattaaaGTTGATAACATAAGTCCACAAATATTAATTCAATAACATAATTACAAAAGTCTCGGATTTTATTTTggagcatttttatttttattttttttgtattacgTGAAATGGGTTTTAAAAACCAAGTTGGATAATCGGATTTATCCCAAATCGACTATGTCTGATCGGGTCTGGCTAGGTCATCCCGAGCCAGATGCATGACCAGTCTAATAATCAAATCAGTCCGATTATGCCGTTGGGTTCTAATTGGACTGGTCGGATCAAACCAAGTTTTTAAACTATGAGCATAAGTGTAACAacttttatatttctattaaattcttagtatttctttctttctttcaatttttgtttttcacgTTAATATAACATTGGTgtgaaatatttatgaattctaaatgattaataatatctttcaacaaacaaattacTTTTAcgatatcttttcttttaattacatCTTTTTCATCGATAAGAATAAGGTTTGaacttaaatttcaatttagtttCACTCTGTATATTAGTGTTTAATTCTTactcagaaaaataaattaatttttcttaaccttagaaaaaaaaagtaaaagataaggatatataaaaaaattacaataatttttttcaaaattaaggcAAGTGATAACCCAGTTCCccaaaaatactaattaagaaACTTAAAGTCGaaagactctttttttttttctagggaaataatcttatattatatcATAATCAAGAAAGTGTTCAATAAAAGCACGACTAAAATCAAAAACTTGTGGACAAGCGTAGGATCGAGATACTCTAGTCAAGTTATGAGTAACTTGATTGGCTTCTCTACTTACAAACTGAATTCTACAGTTATGaagattacaaatttttttagcaCAGATACATAAAATCCGACCAGCTTCAAGTTCATGAAAGCGCTTTGAATGAATAGCATGAGGAATGGCTTTGCAATCTGTTTCAATAATAACATTAGTGAGCTGAAGGTCCGAAATCCATTGGAGAGTAGAAAGGACAGCATAGGATTCAGCTTCTTGAGGCTTTGGAATTCCCTGGAACCAAGATATGGCTGAGATGAACACTCCTTCAGAGTTACGAATGCAAGCAGCGAAGCCAAATTTGTTGTCTTCTTGAAATAGAGCAGCATCTACATTACATTTCATGAAGTTTGAGGAGGTTTTTTCCCACGATGTTGAACCAGGATGTTGGTGTGATTGGCTTGCAAATGTTGAAAATCATGTTGTAGGGAAATGTTGATTGGCTTGCAAATGTTTTCCCACCTTGCTTAAAATGTGTCGTGGTCATCTTATATGGTTTCGTGTGTAACTCGTGAAACCATAACATTAGAGACTAATTTCCAaccttgcttcccttttttcctaattttttttatgtttttttatgatttttacattaaataatttttttcttttccttttaatttcttaaaccaGGACACTGATTAACAtttgtctttaaaatattatgtttttatttttaaaaaattaaaaacaataaaatcaataaattttattatttttgcaaattctttagagaaaaataaacGTGTAGTATTTACCATTGGTAAACTAAACCTATCTACTAAAAGAATAATGCAATTGcataatcaaacaaaacacaactttGAAACTGGGCGCTCATCCACGTGAAACAATTAATAAACAGTCTTGCCAATAAATTATACAGAAACATTGGAGACATCGAACCATAGTACGCAAACATCAACTCatcaagtaatataaaaataattggtcAAACTTAAAATGTGTCGTGGTCATCTTATCACACAAATCATAAAGGAAGCGTGTGCTTCAGAAGCTCTAAACAAACCAAACTGCAAGTCTGCAACTCTTAAATGCCTACGTGTAGAAATAAATATCGGGCTCTCTTGTTCTCCTCTCGCCATCTTGCTATCTAAATCCAGAGGAGTTGAGAGTAAGGTTTTTGGTAAGTTTGACGAGAGTACCTTGCTTGGTACCACTTGATTGCATCtctattttcttctctcttgcTTCGACAGTGTTCTGCagaaaattaaaagacaaaCGATGATCACAAAGGCAAAACTCAATATAAGAacacacaaaagaaaaatgtttttacagCATGCAAGAGGGAGGGAAGATCTAATGACAAATATAACATCGCAGCACTACAATATTCCAGTTGTGTGTACTTATGGCAAATCTCATATCTTCTACGTTCCAAATAAGTAAGAATCATTGTAGACAATGGAACTTACTTGGTAATTGTCATTGCCATATACTCCCTGTTCTGGCCTTGCATGCTTAGTACTCCTCTGGGAACGAAATAACTTTTCTCGCCTCTAATAGAAGTCAAAATCATCCAATAGAGATTTCTTAGCcgaataacttttaaaaatattcagcATCTTCAGTCCAATCTGCAAGCCagataattacaaatttaattataaatcacgTCTAACAAAACATCAAGTCGATaactataataatatttatagcaATACAATTCTAATTCTACTTAatcacatatcatataaatattatcGTATACAGCCATGCCAATAGAATGTCCTGTTAGTGTAAAGATTTTTTACAttgtcattcaatcacaaatcacCATATATAGTAAGTTTATTGACTTTCAAATAAATACCTTAAAagtaacaacaaaaattatttttattaatagacaatataaaaatctttacaCTAACAGTGTATTACATTGGAACTCATAGGCACAATAAGCACCTTTGAGTAACCTTGCAATAGCCTATCAAGAAAGATAAGAAATAatagaggaaacaaaagaaataatgaaaaatcaaaGACTTAATTACTGTTTTAGTCCCTCAATTTAAGGATCTagtttttttagtctcttatttgatttttttagtccctgaatCTTGAAAATTGCTCTTTTTAGTCCCTCCTCATATGAGGGTGGGCCAAATACAGAATTTGTGACAATTTCAAAATGCAAATTCTAGCAGCTAAAAAACACCACAAATTGTCAATCTATTATTCTCCCTTTAGCACACACTCATGGGATGGACTAAAAAGAGCAattttcaagattcaaggactaaaaaaagaaaatttacatTTAAGGGACTAAAACAGTATTGAGccaaaatcaaaattccttcaaaatccaaaataaacaaataacttTCTCCGAATAAACGAAAATAATTAGCATCAAGATATGCATGACCTAATCATTGATCAACTGACAATATATTCAATATAGTAGAGATTCACTTTTCcctttaaagaaatttccctctTGAAAGACCCAAGAACATTGACTCTAAAATGAGTTATCATGTCATTCACACAAACTCTGTACATATTACTTAACTTTCTTTGTCAGTAAATAACTTGCACCAACTTATATAATTCAGGGGTAACTCAAATTCATCACAATCTATTCACATGGTTGTGCAACAACTACTTTTTCCATCTCTATAAAAGCAGACACAGGTGCGCTTTAATGCCATCAAGTTAAGAATTACCTCTTGTGTGTCCCTAGTGTAAGTTACAGGCTTGTTCTCATTGCTTGGAAGGATGATATGCACAAACTGATTGTTGGGAACATCTTTTATTATGTGTCACTTAATTGGGAAGAAACCGTTGTACTTATCAAGTTTTCAAAAGTTCATGTCTTTTTTAAAGTCCACCGGCCCAAGTATCTCAGCCACTCCAACAAACTGTCTGCTAGCATTAACCTGATTTGACAACAAAATAAATCTAGGATCTATGAATATTCAGAAATAATGATTTAAGGACAAGAACTcccaattctaaaaatatactAGCTGATATATCATTGAGAATGACAAATAcactaaaataaagatattcctATTATAATTAGGAATAGAATAAATGTTTTTGGCATTTCAATCAAACAATTTAAGAAAACATTTTACTTTTGCCAATTATTGGACATCAATATAAAAGGAAACATAAACTGATGATCATGTTTTTATAATGAGCTTTTGAACTTTGAAGATAATTTAACCTCatgaaagagaataaaataaaatagaagaatagATACCTTTAACAAAATGtcaaaatctaaaatttcaataaagAAGTTCCAGTTTTCTCGTTACACTTCtgaaggaaaagagagagagagagagataccaCTTGTGAACTAAGATTTGAACTCactgagaaaaagagaaaaactggACACTTGGTTCCTGTCGGTCTCAATTTAGCTTCTGCATCAAGGAATGCTGCGTTCAACTTCTTATTTCCATTTGGAGTACTTGTCCAAACATTATATTTAACACTCTTATGAACTTCGTCTTCATTGAAAGAtttaatcacattaaattttgCAGTTTCATATTCAGTTTGGAAATCTGAAAGGTTATATTCATCTTTACATATTGTGATCACAAGCGCATCCTTAACAAGTGATGgttttagaagaaaattgttGTAACGACCCCGAGGACCCCGAGTCATTTCCATTGACGTTTCAGATTGTCCACTCCTGAATTTGTCATTCAACAAAAATCAATCATTTACACTAGACACTCTCCCAGTTGGTCTGTAGTTAGTAGAGGTATTTGGCCTGTAgtttgtggggggggggggggggggaacatGGCATCTTGGGTTGGCTAATGATGAAAAACTTCCTGTTTGGTGATATGTATTTGGAGGAGTGGATGCTGTAaaattacaacgcaaatgaggagcctgcaaaaaaaaaaaaaaaacattcacatGATCAAAACATCATAATTCTACAGCAGTTATGGTGAAGATATAAAACACTTGAAACAAAGTtcataatatgaaaatttttatcCATTTCTTAATTGGATaagtatattaaataaaactaaaacaacAGATCCTAGAGGTGACAAACAAGGCTGGGGAGAAAATTTTCCGTTACAAATTATCTCAAACAAGTTAAGCAGGTATTAATGAAACAAGGACAATAATACCTTTCTAAATATTCATCAATGCAACAATTCTACCATCCcacaaaatgaataaataaacaagTGTTACCTCGTGATATCATAAGCAATCTGAAACATCATAATCTTCCAACTGATTGCCTTGTTTAGaattttgatatctttttcagtaTCAGCCACAGTCTCAGATATCGTGCTGGTTAAAATCCCATTTCTAGGTGTAGACTTTAACTTGTTTGGCTTCATTAAACCAGGAGATTTAGGATTATTCTTTGCAATTACAGAACCCTAGACAATTTTGCTTTGCACACCAACAGAAGTTGAGACTGATCAATAACAAGACTTGGCTTCTGATTCATTCACACCTGGTTGTTGAAAATAATAAGTCTACGAAATTGAAAGGTAAGATTGATGATCAACAAAATGCCCATCGAGAGACCCACAATAACCCTGATAACTAAAGGTTATAAGATAATAACAAAAGGTTATGACTTTGATTACACACACGACACAATGCTCAAAAGTTTAAACACTCCAAGTTAGCTCATAAAATATACGTTatcaaatatattcaaatgaATAAATGTTTGTTTGAATGTGTATATTCTAAATCAGTATTAAACCATTGCTTAGATACAGTATCAGATCAGCTTCTTGTACCCTCTGCTTATGCCAAGCAAAATAATGCCTCCATCTAAATTTTAGGTTTTGTATAAATTCCATAGATTAGTAAATTTAAGTCTGAACCAAATATCCATATACCTTCATTTTAATTCAATCAATGTCCGTGTGCTTTTGGATAGGTTAAAAATCAAATGTTAAAAAGTTCAAGATAATACTTTATTTAACCTCAAGGAAGTGAAACATTATTTTCAGGTGTGATCATAATTGCAGTTAGTATTAAGGAGTCTTTGCGTTATCATCTTTCCTCAGGAGGAATAACAGTTAGGTGTAGGATAAACACAAGTTCTTCAGCTGACTTGTTATGAATGAAACAGAACAGCaacaacaaacaaataatattgaTAGGGCAATACAACAAGCTGACACAGGGGAGACAATTACAAATCAAAGGCCCAAAAGGAGGATAATCAAGCCTCAGTATTTGAAGGATTTTGCGTAACAAACATGAGCTAGGAATGCTGAGCTGGCAGAGTTTGAGTGGTTGGAAGAGCAGATGCTGCCGGCCATACTATCCTTTTCTGCACCTTTCTGTTATTTGCTAAAGATCCTGTTACCAATTGTTAGAATTTGGTTAACAATTTTTGTTTGCATTATCAAGCCTTAGTGCTATATAACAATGAATCATGTAATACGAAACTATGAAGGAATAAAACTATCTTTTCTCATCTTTAATTCTGGAGGAGCCTAGTCCTCGAATGCAAGGAGACCAGTGTCAGTAATTAGATTCATAACacttggtgctttcattgagagCGTTGACAGACAAGTTCCTTTCTTACCTCACCCTCATGGCTGAATCCACTCACTCGAAAACGAACCTGGAACGGATGGAGGAAGTAATTGCCGAATTGGCTTCCAATCAGCTTCACATCACTACCAAGCTCAATGAGCTTATCCAGCGCATCACGGTTCTCGAGACCAACCAGCAACAATCAGCCTCGCCTTCGTCTTCCTCCACCAACCCTTCCCACATTGCTCCTTCTTCTCAGCTTCCTCGCATGAAGCTAGAAGTGCCCCGTTTCGATGGAACAGACCCCTCCGGGTGGATATTCAAGATTAACCAGTTCTTCGCGTACCATGTCACACCGGAACACGAACGTCTAACAATCGCCTCCTTCTATATGGAGGGACCAGCTCTCGCATGGTTCCAATGGA harbors:
- the LOC100802586 gene encoding tRNA pseudouridine synthase A — its product is MTQNLKHTVDLECSDNSRPSKISKIEYPSDSDIDEEEEGMSQNPRNGIQRYLVAIEYIGTLFSGSQKQLNVRTVVGALEEAFSKFVGQPVSVSCSSRTDAGVHALSNVCHVDIQRISKRRPGEVLPPHEPAVVGRAVNHFLQKHDSDLMVIDVRCVPSDFHARFKAQERTYFYRLLSGPEPLSTFEKDRAWHVPEELSLPAMQEACRVLVGCHDFSSFRAAGCQAKSPIRTLDELSVNEVIESPYFPSLMDREQHNKVSGDLRSCSNNTETDIPPISNPSIDKVITSSQDAGFGKRRRHRCLVVTARARSFLYHQVRLLVGVLKAAGTGNLTIPDVERILNAKTVTAASPMAPACGLYLGEVKYDLPTT